The following coding sequences lie in one Ignavibacteria bacterium genomic window:
- a CDS encoding site-specific DNA-methyltransferase, with the protein MSELPDNSVHLMITSPPYNVTKEYDNNLNLEEYLVLLKNVWKETHRVLVSGGRACINVANLGRKPYLPLHSYIINDMLEIGFQMRGEIIWNKASSASPSTAWGSWLSAANPVLRDIHEYILIFSKDSFSHASKGKESTISKDEFLEWTKSVWTFPAVSAKKIGHPAPFPEELPSRLIKLYSFKKDVVLDPFLGSGTTSLSAIKNGRNFVGYDTNKKYIELADKRVAEYTNQTKLF; encoded by the coding sequence ATGAGTGAGTTACCTGATAATTCAGTTCATCTTATGATTACTTCGCCGCCTTATAATGTTACAAAAGAATACGACAACAACTTAAATCTTGAGGAATATTTAGTTCTATTGAAAAATGTTTGGAAAGAAACTCATAGAGTTTTAGTCTCCGGTGGACGTGCTTGCATAAATGTAGCCAATCTTGGAAGGAAACCTTATTTACCACTTCATAGCTATATAATAAATGATATGTTAGAAATTGGATTTCAGATGCGCGGCGAAATTATCTGGAATAAAGCTTCAAGCGCCAGTCCATCTACTGCTTGGGGAAGTTGGCTATCAGCAGCTAATCCGGTTTTAAGAGACATACACGAATACATTTTAATATTTTCAAAAGATTCTTTCTCACACGCTAGTAAAGGAAAAGAAAGCACAATATCAAAAGATGAATTTTTAGAATGGACAAAAAGTGTTTGGACTTTTCCTGCCGTCTCCGCAAAAAAGATTGGTCATCCTGCTCCTTTCCCCGAAGAACTTCCTAGTCGTCTAATAAAATTATATTCGTTCAAGAAAGATGTTGTCTTGGATCCATTCTTAGGTAGTGGAACTACAAGTTTATCTGCTATAAAGAATGGTCGTAATTTTGTTGGGTATGATACAAATAAAAAATATATCGAACTTGCAGATAAAAGAGTTGCTGAATACACAAATCAAACAAAGCTATTTTAG